Proteins encoded within one genomic window of Candidatus Omnitrophota bacterium:
- a CDS encoding nucleoside deaminase, producing the protein MNDFMKAAVDEARKGLAEGGIPIGAVLVKDGEIISRGHNRRVQDGDPLAHAEIVCMRNAGRKASFEGAQLYCTLMPCYLCAGAIVTFGISKCIVGERRNYQGDVKFLTDHGTEFIDLDFALCYEMMSGWIAKNPGLWKEDSGKRYSV; encoded by the coding sequence ATGAACGATTTCATGAAAGCCGCGGTTGACGAAGCAAGGAAAGGCCTGGCCGAAGGGGGAATACCCATAGGCGCGGTGCTGGTCAAGGACGGCGAGATAATATCAAGGGGCCATAACCGCAGGGTGCAGGACGGGGATCCCCTCGCCCACGCCGAGATCGTGTGCATGCGCAACGCCGGCCGCAAAGCGTCATTTGAGGGCGCCCAGCTATACTGCACACTGATGCCCTGCTACCTGTGCGCGGGGGCCATCGTCACATTCGGCATATCCAAGTGCATCGTCGGGGAAAGACGGAATTATCAGGGAGATGTGAAATTCCTCACCGACCACGGTACGGAATTCATAGACCTTGATTTTGCGCTCTGCTACGAGATGATGTCCGGCTGGATAGCCAAAAACCCCGGCCTCTGGAAAGAAGACAGCGGAAAGCGCTACAGCGTTTAA